A window of the Zeugodacus cucurbitae isolate PBARC_wt_2022May chromosome 2, idZeuCucr1.2, whole genome shotgun sequence genome harbors these coding sequences:
- the LOC105210154 gene encoding ATP-dependent RNA helicase bel, protein MSNAINQNGTGLEQQVAGLDLNGGKANNSSPITTKSSSNSGVYIPPHLRGGGNSAPNANSDNREEGAPSTKYEGREQRGGGGGEYRRGGGGRGYNNSGGGYGGRRGGNRYEDNNSGVDGDGESRRGGDDWNRGGRGQQNTRTFDRRENGGYRGGRSQGGGGGGGGNSNRNSEVFDDQTQPQQPRNDRWQEPERRPEDAGQQRNDRGGSGGGERSYGGRWKEDRRGDIDYTKLGPRDERVEQELFGVGNTGINFDKYEDIPVEATGQNVPANITSFDDVQLTEIIRNNVMLARYDKPTPVQKYAIPIIINGRDLMACAQTGSGKTAAFLLPILNQMYEHGITQPPQNNRQYSRRKQYPLGLVLAPTRELATQIFEEAKKFAYRSRMRPAVLYGGNNTSEQMRELDRGCHLIVATPGRLEDMITRGKVGLDNIRFLVLDEADRMLDMGFEPQIRRIVEQSNMPPTGQRQTLMFSATFPKQIQELASDFLSNYIFLAVGRVGSTSENITQTILWVYEQDKRSYLLDLLSSIREGVEYSKDSLTLIFVETKKGADALEEFLYQCNHPVTSIHGDRTQKEREEALRCFRSGDCPILVATAVAARGLDIPHVKHVINFDLPSDVEEYVHRIGRTGRMGNLGVATSFFNEKNRNICGDLLELLIETKQEIPGFLEDMSSSDRSHGGNRRRGGGGGGGRYGGGFGSRDYRQTSGGGGGPRSGGGGGPRSGGGGGGSYRSNGGSSGGGYYGSSGGGGGGGGGSYGGSYSSSHANSNSGGPDWWGS, encoded by the exons ATGAGTAATGCTATTAACCAAAATGGCACAGGTCTAGAGCAGCAG GTTGCTGGTCTGGACTTGAATGGCGGCAAAGCTAATAATAGCAGCCCCATAACAACGAAGAGTTCATCCAATTCCGGCGTTTATATTCCTCCTCATCTTCGCGGAGGTGGCAACAGCGCACCTAACGCTAATAGTGATAATCGCGAGGAAGGAGCTCCATCGACAAAGTACGAAGGCAGAGAACAgcgcggcggcggtggtggagAGTATCGTAGAGGTGGTGGTGGTCGTGGTTATAACAATTCCGGTGGTGGCTACGGCGGACGTCGTGGTGGTAACAGATACGAGGATAACAATAGCGGAGTTGACG GAGACGGAGAGTCACGACGCGGTGGTGACGATTGGAATCGCGGAGGACGCGGCCAACAGAATACCCGAACATTTGATCGACGTGAAAACGGTGGCTATCGTGGGGGACGCAGCcaaggcggcggcggcggcggtggtggcaaCAGCAATCGAAATAGTGAAGTTTTCGACGATCAAACACAGCCACAACAACCACGCAACGATCGTTGGCAAGAACCAGAACGTCGTCCCGAAGACGCCGGCCAGCAGCGCAATGATCGCGGAGGCAGCGGTGGAGGAGAACGCAGCTATGGCGGGCGCTGGAAAGAAGACCGGCGCGGCGACATTGACTACACTAAATTGGGACCACGTGACGAACGCGTGGAGCAGGAGCTTTTCGGTGTCGGTAATACCGGTATTAACTTTGACAAATACGAGGATATACCCGTGGAAGCGACGGGCCAGAATGTACCGGCTAACATCACATCGTTTGATGACGTGCAGCTGACCGAGATCATACGCAATAATGTGATGCTGGCTAGATATGATAAACCGACACCGGTGCAGAAATACGCGATCCCAATCATTATAAATGGGCGCGATTTAATGGCCTGCGCACAAACCGGATCGGGCAAGACAGCAGCTTTTCTGCTGCCCATTCTTAATCAGATGTATGAGCATGGCATAACCCAGCCACCGCAAAATAATCGCCAGTACAGTCGCCGTAAGCAATATCCGCTCGGTTTAGTGCTGGCACCGACGCGCGAGCTCGCCACACAGATATTCGAGGAGGCCAAGAAATTCGCATATCGCTCACGCATGCGTCCCGCCGTTCTTTATGGTGGCAATAATACGAGTGAGCAAATGCGCGAATTGGATCGCGGCTGCCATCTGATTGTGGCAACACCGGGTCGTCTGGAAGATATGATTACACGCGGTAAAGTGGGTTTGGACAATATACGATTTTTGGTATTGGATGAAGCCGATCGTATGTTGGACATGGGTTTCGAACCTCAAATACGTCGCATTGTCGAGCAATCGAACATGCCACCAACCGGTCAGAGACAAACTTTGATGTTCTCGGCCACCTTCCCGAAACAAATTCAAGAATTAGCTTCAGATTTTCTAAGtaactatatatttttggctGTTGGACGTGTTGGTTCCACTTCAGAAAATATTACCCAAACTATTTTATGGGTATATGAACAAGACAAGCGTTCTTATTTGCTTGATCTCTTGTCGTCGATACGCGAAGGTGTCGAATATTCGAAAGATAGCCTCACGCTGATTTTCGTAGAGACCAAGAAAGGTGCCGATGCACTGGAGGAATTCTTGTACCAATGCAATCATCCGGTGACAAGCATTCATGGAGACCGCACACAAAAGGAACGTGAGGAGGCTTTGCGCTGCTTCCGTTCCGGTGATTGTCCCATTTTAGTTGCCACCGCGGTGGCAGCCCGTGGTTTGGACATCCCTCATGTAAAGCACGTCATTAACTTTGACTTGCCTTCTGATGTCGAGGAATACGTACATCGTATTGGTCGTACAGGTCGTATGGGTAACCTTGGTGTAGCTACatcatttttcaatgaaaagaaTCGCAATATTTGTGGAGATTTGCTGGAGCTCCTCATCGAAACCAAACAGGAAATTCCCGGATTCCTTGAAGATATGTCCTCATCAGACCGCTCTCACGGTGGCAATAGACGacgtggcggcggcggcggtggtggacGCTATGGTGGTGGATTCGGCTCTCGCGATTACCGTCAAACGTCGGGCGGAGGTGGTGGCCCACgcagcggtggtggtggtggcccACGAAGTGGTGGAGGCGGTGGCGGATCGTATCGCAGCAATG GTGGCAGCTCTGGCGGTGGCTACTATGGCAGTAGTGGAGGaggtggcggcggtggcggtggctCCTATGGAGGTAGCTATTCATCATCGCATGCCAACTCAAACTCCGGTGGTCCCGATTGGTGGGGAAGTTAA
- the LOC105210155 gene encoding protein SYS1 homolog, protein MKAGTFRNTQWDPMLLIAQIISMQSCVYFTLGLLVFIANILAGDNYTLDNVFEYHEIHISDAGGRLIILAFVLNSFIASLALWLIVRRAKLCLDFSCTFHILHLLICWWYNSNFPSNISWWLLNAITATIMCIGGEFLCLKSELKEIPVGYAALNQKSDV, encoded by the exons ATGAAGGCGGGTACATTTCGTAACACGCAATGGGATCCCATGTTGCTCATAGCACAGATCATCTCAATGCAATCCTGCGTCTATTTCACATTGGGCCTTTTGGTgtttattgcaaatatattgGCCGGTGATAATTACACCTTGGATAATGTTTTTGAAtatcat GAAATACACATATCGGATGCAGGCGGACGTCTCATAATTCTCGCTTTTGTACTGAATTCGTTTATTGCTTCCTTAGCGCTTTGGTTGATTGTGCGACGTGCGAAGCTTTGTTTAGATTTTAG ctgCACATTCCACATACTGCATTTACTTATTTGCTGGTGGTATAATTCGAATTTTCCTTCAAATATCAGTTGGTGGCTACTAAATGCCATTACAGCGACGATAATGTGTATAGGTGGCGAATTCTTGTGTCTTAAATCCGAATTAAAAGAAATACCTGTTGGCTATGCAGCTCTAAATCAAAAATCGGATGTTTAA
- the Vha13 gene encoding V-type proton ATPase subunit G, whose translation MTSQTQGIQQLLAAEKKAAEKVAEARKRKARRLKQAKDEATEEIEKYRQERERQFKEFEAKHMGSREGVAAKIDADTRTKLSEMERSLSTRKEPVIEEVLQFVYNISPELHKNYVQN comes from the exons atgacTAGCCAAACGCAAGGTATCCAACAGCTGCTCGCTGCTGAAAAGAAAGCTGCCGAGAAGGTAGCAGAAGCAAGAAAAC gCAAGGCAAGAAGATTGAAGCAAGCCAAGGATGAGGCCACCGAAGAAATTGAGAAATATCGCCAAGAACGAGAACGTCAGTTCAAAGAATTCGAAGCCAAG CACATGGGCTCTCGTGAAGGTGTTGCCGCGAAAATCGATGCTGACACCCGCACTAAATTATCCGAAATGGAACGTTCGCTTTCCACACGCAAAGAACCCGTAATAGAGGAAGTCCTCCAATTTGTGTACAATATTTCTCCCGAATTGCACAAAAACTATGTACAGAACTAA
- the LOC105210157 gene encoding alpha-taxilin encodes MDKATARSKKEAKDEKQKDQKIEEQIVKMLEEEAAGATPEEKFAILLRKHVEGERASRKLRQEMKVQEKQLETVLREKENLQREYNKSVLMRDKLQEVCREQQKLIKSVKNESIQKIREEEERRKESQSKFQQSLNEITQSLSKNNEENLKLRDHNLEMTKKLKMLAEQYHMREQQLEKLNEQVQLESQLHQAKLNKVQVEAAMEKEILLKEKQIALEKFVHSQKLLKELTEREQALKEQLTLYTAKYDDFQSSLQKSNDIFATYKVELERMAKNTRKLEKETLEWKTKWEKSNAILIELATEKKERDEHATRCSKQVEQLQKLLRALQNERSHLYKVLRDNNVECPAMPQLPPEPEPMQTQAPTSSSGDKDKMEIMSRNCAELKQTLANLQSQMKFLNVNSGLNSDTNTKGAQPAAKQQQSEDSNKKRQRKKQKSKSNKNGKESSPAPGSEQLNGNTNATTSDVQTEVVVNNVQAVDESESVELPASIPAATAVSPEVAAKTAELTVADVTEAAVATVAELVNGAEKVPTVEPPQQEEQQILDVPVPN; translated from the exons aTGGATAAGGCTACTGCAAGAAGTAAGAAAGAAGCGAAAGATGAGAAACAAAAGGATCAAAAGATTGAAGAGCAG ATCGTGAAAATGTTGGAGGAAGAAGCAGCTGGAGCAACACCAGAGGAAAAATTTGCAATTCTACTTCGTAAGCATGTAGAAGGAGAACGTGCGTCTAGAAAGTTGCGACAGGAGATGAAAGTGCAGGAGAAGCAGTTGGAGACAGTCTTGCGAGAGAAAGAAAATTTACAACGTGAATATAACAAAAGTGTATTGATGCG TGACAAGTTGCAGGAAGTTTGCCGCGAGCAGCAAAAACTAATCAAATCTGTAAAGAATGAGAGCATACAAAAAATCCGAGAAGAAGAAGAGCGGCGCAAGGAAAGCCAATCGAAATTCCAACAATCTTTGAATGAGATTACACAATCTTTAAGTAAAAACAAtgaggaaaatttgaaattgcgtGACCACAATTTGGAAATGACCAAAAA ATTAAAAATGTTGGCAGAACAATATCACATGCGTGAACAACAATTGGAGAAATTAAACGAACAAGTACAGTTGGAGTCGCAATTACATCAGGCCAAATTGAATAAGGTACAAGTTGAAGCTGCTATGGAAAAAGAAATATTGTTAAA GGAAAAACAAATTGCGCTGGAAAAGTTTGTGCATtcacaaaaattgctaaaagaatTGACAGAACGTGAGCAAGCACTTAAGGAGCAGCTTACATTGTACACAGCTAAATACGACGATTTCCAAAGTTCATTACAGAAATCAAACGATATTTTCGCAACTTACAAAGTTGAACTGGAGCgg ATGGCTAAGAACACACGTAAATTAGAAAAGGAAACTCTAGAATGGAAAACTAAATGGGAAAAGAGTAATGCAATACTGATCGAGTTGGCAACTGAGAAAAAGGAGCGCGATGAACATGCTACACGTTGCAGCAAACAGGTTGAGCAATTACAGAAGTTATTACGTGCATTACAAAATGAACGTTCTCATCTGTATAAAGTGTTGCGTGATAATAACGTTGAATGCCCCGCCATGCCGCAACTGCCACCAGAACCTGAGCCCATGCAAACGCAGGCTCCAACATCTTCGAGTGGCGACAAAGATAAAATGGAGATAATGTCACGTAATTGTGCCGAATTGAAGCAAACTCTTGCTAATCTACAAAGTCAAATGAAGTTTTTGAATGTCAATTCCGGTCTAAACTCAGACACTAACACTAAAGGTGCGCAACCGGCTGCTAAACAGCAACAATCGGAAGACTCCAATAAAAAACGTCaacgcaaaaaacaaaaatcgaaaagcaataaaaatggcAAGGAATCCTCACCTGCACCCGGTTCGGAACAACTGAATGGcaatacaaatgcaaccacaAGCGATGTGCAAACAGAAGTAGTTGTTAACAATGTGCAGGCAGTTGACGAGTCTGAATCTGTTGAATTGCCAGCGTCAATACCAGCAGCGACAGCAGTGTCTCCCGAAGTGGCTGCAAAAACAGCAGAATTGACTGTTGCCGATGTAACCGAAGCTGCGGTCGCGACCGTCGCAGAATTGGTGAATGGTGCTGAAAAAGTGCCGACAGTTGAGCCACCGCAACAAGAAGAGCAACAAATATTAGACGTGCCAGTGCCAAATTAG